In Sphaeramia orbicularis chromosome 14, fSphaOr1.1, whole genome shotgun sequence, the following are encoded in one genomic region:
- the dpp3 gene encoding dipeptidyl peptidase 3 isoform X1 — MGFEPTRAEHNGLAVHRLNHSATSSVNTCFTGYCSSPLVSNIRLKMVDSQYYLPNDIGVSALECGEAFRLLSPQEKMYAHYLSRAAWYGGLAVLLQTSPESVDIFVLLQKIFRRQAPAELEKVATAAGLSSEDYQAFLVYAAGLYANMGNYKSFGDTKFIPNLPKDKFKALVWASQAFQEQSTEMEALWNSCSCLLYSLEDRQKQLGLGDKGITTYFSGNCCLEDAEVAQKFLDSKKLSAYNTRLFKKDNGGKVCYEVRLASAVQKDCAVEGECESCCGNYSFEDKEFIVRRGDYAPLMEKVCSYLQQAEVYAANENQKKMIEEYRRSFTLGSIEAHKEGSRYWIKDKGPIVESYIGFIESYRDPFGSRGEFEGFVAVVNKAMSERFAKLVSSAEVLLPELPWPREFEKDKFLKPDFTSLDVLTFAGSGIPAGINIPNYDDIRQSEGFKNVSLGNVLAVAYSTKKEKLTFLEEADKDLFLKWKSPSFEVQVGLHELLGHGSGKLFVEDDKGKFNFDQSKVINPETGELVSSWYRGSETWDSKFSTIASSYEECRAECVGLYLCLNKQVLSIFGHEGQDAMDVVYVNWLSMVRAGLLGLEFYTPESKSWRQAHMQARFVILRVLLEAGEGLVGLEEVTGQDGKPDARITVDRSKIPTVGKDAINSFLRKLQVYKATADVEGGRALYDKYSTVSDSGAHNFLRLRETVLLRKEARKMFVQANTRVNGDNVELVEYEGNAAGLIRSFTERFQDDADQLEADLLQLNRRDAPCWC, encoded by the exons ATGGGATTCGAACCCACGCGTGCAGAGCACAATGGATTAGCAGTCCATCGCCTTAACCACTCGGCCACCTCGTCAGTTAATACCTGTTTTACAGGATACTG TTCCTCACCGCTAGTGTCGAACATCAGACTAAAGATGGTGGACTCCCAGTACTACCTCCCAAATGACATTGGTGTCTCTGCACTTGAATGTGGGGAGGCCTTCCGCTTGCTCTCGCCTCAGGAGAAGATGTATGCCCACTACCTGTCACGTGCTGCCTG GTATGGTGGTCTTGCTGTACTGCTGCAGACGTCACCAGAGTCTGTGGACATTTTCGTCTTGCTGCAGAAAATATTCAGGAGGCAAGCACCTGCAGAGCTGGAGAAGGTTGCCACAGCAGCTGGACTCAGCTCTGAGGATTACCAG GCCTTCTTGGTATATGCAGCAGGTCTGTACGCTAACATGGGAAACTACAAGTCTTTTGGGGACACCAAGTTTATCCCAAATCTACCTAAG GACAAGTTCAAAGCTCTGGTGTGGGCTAGCCAGGCTTTTCAGGAGCAGTCCACGGAGATGGAAGCTCTATGGAACAGCTGCTCATGTCTCCTATACTCTCTggaagacagacagaaacagctgGGGCTGGGTGACAAG GGCATAACCACCTACTTCTCAGGAAACTGCTGTTTGGAGGATGCTGAGGTGGCTCAGAAGTTTCTGGATTCCAAA AAACTGTCTGCATACAACACCCGTCTTTTTAAGAAAGACAATGGAGGGAAAGTCTGTTATGAGGTACGCTTGGCCTCCGCTGTGCAGAAAG ACTGTGCAGTCGAAGGAGAGTGCGAGTCATGCTGCGGCAACTACAGCTTTGAAGACAAAGAATTCATTGTCAGGAGGGGAGACTATGCTCCTCTGATGGAGAAAGTCTGCAGTTACCTGCAACAAGCAGAG GTTTACGCTGCCAACGAAAATCAGAAAAAGATGATCGAAGAGTACAGACGTAGCTTCACTCTTGGCTCAATCGAAGCCCATAAAGAGGGCTCGCGTTACTGGATCAAGGACAAGGGACCAATTGTTGAGAG TTACATTGGTTTCATAGAGAGCTACAGAGATCCTTTTGGCTCTAGAGGAGAATTTGAAG GTTTTGTTGCGGTGGTGAACAAGGCGATGAGTGAACGCTTTGCTAAGTTGGTGAGCTCAGCAGAGGTCTTACTCCCTGAGCTGCCTTGGCCCAGGGAGTTTGAAAAGGACAAGTTCCTCAAGCCTGACTTTACCTCTTTGGATGTTCTCACCTTCGCTGGCAGTGGAATACCAGCTGGTATCAACATTCCCAACT ACGATGACATCAGGCAGTCAGAGGGCTTTAAAAATGTGTCACTCGGTAATGTGCTGGCCGTAGCCTattctacaaaaaaagaaaagcttaCCTTCCTAGAGGAGGCGGACAAG GACCTGTTTCTAAAGTGGAAAAGCCCATCCTTTGAGGTGCAGGTTGGACTTCATGAACTGTTGGGCCATGGAAGTGGAAAGCTGTTTGTCGAG GACGATAAGGGCAAGTTCAACTTTGATCAAAGCAAGGTGATTAACCCAGAAACTGGTGAACTG GTGTCCAGCTGGTATCGGGGTAGTGAGACATGGGACAGTAAATTTTCCACCATTGCTTCATCTTACGAGGAATGCCGCGCTGAATGTGTTGGACTCTATCTCTGTCTCAACAAGCAAGTGCTCAG tattTTTGGCCACGAGGGCCAGGATGCCATGGATGTGGTTTACGTCAACTGGCTCAGTATGGTCAGAGCTGGACTGCTGGGTTTGGAGTTTTACACACCTGAGAGCAAGAGCTGGAGACAG GCCCACATGCAGGCTCGTTTTGTGATCCTGCGTGTACTGCTGGAAGCTGGGGAGGGTCTGGTGGGCCTGGAAGAAGTGACTGGACAAGACGGAAAACCTGATGCTCGAATCACTGTGGACCGAAGCAAGATTCCCACCGTGGGCAAAGACGCCATCAACAGTTTCCTCCGTAAACTGCAG GTGTATAAGGCAACAGCAGATGTGGAGGGAGGACGAGCACTTTATGACAAGTACTCTACAGTCAGTGACAGCGGTGCTCATAATTTCCTACGTCTCCGGGAGACAGTGCTGTTAAGGAAAGAAGCTCGCAAAATGTTTGTCCAAGCAAACACCAGAGTCAATG GAGACAATGTTGAGCTGGTGGAATATGAAGGGAACGCAGCAGGTTTAATTCGTTCCTTCACTGAGCGCTTCCAAGACGACGCAGACCAGCTGGAGGCTGACCTTCTGCAGCTAAATCGAAGAGATGCCCCCTGCTGGTGCTGA
- the dpp3 gene encoding dipeptidyl peptidase 3 isoform X2 — protein MQEVYSVRLQIDVGRRCRINSSPLVSNIRLKMVDSQYYLPNDIGVSALECGEAFRLLSPQEKMYAHYLSRAAWYGGLAVLLQTSPESVDIFVLLQKIFRRQAPAELEKVATAAGLSSEDYQAFLVYAAGLYANMGNYKSFGDTKFIPNLPKDKFKALVWASQAFQEQSTEMEALWNSCSCLLYSLEDRQKQLGLGDKGITTYFSGNCCLEDAEVAQKFLDSKKLSAYNTRLFKKDNGGKVCYEVRLASAVQKDCAVEGECESCCGNYSFEDKEFIVRRGDYAPLMEKVCSYLQQAEVYAANENQKKMIEEYRRSFTLGSIEAHKEGSRYWIKDKGPIVESYIGFIESYRDPFGSRGEFEGFVAVVNKAMSERFAKLVSSAEVLLPELPWPREFEKDKFLKPDFTSLDVLTFAGSGIPAGINIPNYDDIRQSEGFKNVSLGNVLAVAYSTKKEKLTFLEEADKDLFLKWKSPSFEVQVGLHELLGHGSGKLFVEDDKGKFNFDQSKVINPETGELVSSWYRGSETWDSKFSTIASSYEECRAECVGLYLCLNKQVLSIFGHEGQDAMDVVYVNWLSMVRAGLLGLEFYTPESKSWRQAHMQARFVILRVLLEAGEGLVGLEEVTGQDGKPDARITVDRSKIPTVGKDAINSFLRKLQVYKATADVEGGRALYDKYSTVSDSGAHNFLRLRETVLLRKEARKMFVQANTRVNGDNVELVEYEGNAAGLIRSFTERFQDDADQLEADLLQLNRRDAPCWC, from the exons ATGCAGGAAGTGTACAGCGTGAGACTGCAAATTGACGTTGGGCGAAGGTGTAGAATAAA TTCCTCACCGCTAGTGTCGAACATCAGACTAAAGATGGTGGACTCCCAGTACTACCTCCCAAATGACATTGGTGTCTCTGCACTTGAATGTGGGGAGGCCTTCCGCTTGCTCTCGCCTCAGGAGAAGATGTATGCCCACTACCTGTCACGTGCTGCCTG GTATGGTGGTCTTGCTGTACTGCTGCAGACGTCACCAGAGTCTGTGGACATTTTCGTCTTGCTGCAGAAAATATTCAGGAGGCAAGCACCTGCAGAGCTGGAGAAGGTTGCCACAGCAGCTGGACTCAGCTCTGAGGATTACCAG GCCTTCTTGGTATATGCAGCAGGTCTGTACGCTAACATGGGAAACTACAAGTCTTTTGGGGACACCAAGTTTATCCCAAATCTACCTAAG GACAAGTTCAAAGCTCTGGTGTGGGCTAGCCAGGCTTTTCAGGAGCAGTCCACGGAGATGGAAGCTCTATGGAACAGCTGCTCATGTCTCCTATACTCTCTggaagacagacagaaacagctgGGGCTGGGTGACAAG GGCATAACCACCTACTTCTCAGGAAACTGCTGTTTGGAGGATGCTGAGGTGGCTCAGAAGTTTCTGGATTCCAAA AAACTGTCTGCATACAACACCCGTCTTTTTAAGAAAGACAATGGAGGGAAAGTCTGTTATGAGGTACGCTTGGCCTCCGCTGTGCAGAAAG ACTGTGCAGTCGAAGGAGAGTGCGAGTCATGCTGCGGCAACTACAGCTTTGAAGACAAAGAATTCATTGTCAGGAGGGGAGACTATGCTCCTCTGATGGAGAAAGTCTGCAGTTACCTGCAACAAGCAGAG GTTTACGCTGCCAACGAAAATCAGAAAAAGATGATCGAAGAGTACAGACGTAGCTTCACTCTTGGCTCAATCGAAGCCCATAAAGAGGGCTCGCGTTACTGGATCAAGGACAAGGGACCAATTGTTGAGAG TTACATTGGTTTCATAGAGAGCTACAGAGATCCTTTTGGCTCTAGAGGAGAATTTGAAG GTTTTGTTGCGGTGGTGAACAAGGCGATGAGTGAACGCTTTGCTAAGTTGGTGAGCTCAGCAGAGGTCTTACTCCCTGAGCTGCCTTGGCCCAGGGAGTTTGAAAAGGACAAGTTCCTCAAGCCTGACTTTACCTCTTTGGATGTTCTCACCTTCGCTGGCAGTGGAATACCAGCTGGTATCAACATTCCCAACT ACGATGACATCAGGCAGTCAGAGGGCTTTAAAAATGTGTCACTCGGTAATGTGCTGGCCGTAGCCTattctacaaaaaaagaaaagcttaCCTTCCTAGAGGAGGCGGACAAG GACCTGTTTCTAAAGTGGAAAAGCCCATCCTTTGAGGTGCAGGTTGGACTTCATGAACTGTTGGGCCATGGAAGTGGAAAGCTGTTTGTCGAG GACGATAAGGGCAAGTTCAACTTTGATCAAAGCAAGGTGATTAACCCAGAAACTGGTGAACTG GTGTCCAGCTGGTATCGGGGTAGTGAGACATGGGACAGTAAATTTTCCACCATTGCTTCATCTTACGAGGAATGCCGCGCTGAATGTGTTGGACTCTATCTCTGTCTCAACAAGCAAGTGCTCAG tattTTTGGCCACGAGGGCCAGGATGCCATGGATGTGGTTTACGTCAACTGGCTCAGTATGGTCAGAGCTGGACTGCTGGGTTTGGAGTTTTACACACCTGAGAGCAAGAGCTGGAGACAG GCCCACATGCAGGCTCGTTTTGTGATCCTGCGTGTACTGCTGGAAGCTGGGGAGGGTCTGGTGGGCCTGGAAGAAGTGACTGGACAAGACGGAAAACCTGATGCTCGAATCACTGTGGACCGAAGCAAGATTCCCACCGTGGGCAAAGACGCCATCAACAGTTTCCTCCGTAAACTGCAG GTGTATAAGGCAACAGCAGATGTGGAGGGAGGACGAGCACTTTATGACAAGTACTCTACAGTCAGTGACAGCGGTGCTCATAATTTCCTACGTCTCCGGGAGACAGTGCTGTTAAGGAAAGAAGCTCGCAAAATGTTTGTCCAAGCAAACACCAGAGTCAATG GAGACAATGTTGAGCTGGTGGAATATGAAGGGAACGCAGCAGGTTTAATTCGTTCCTTCACTGAGCGCTTCCAAGACGACGCAGACCAGCTGGAGGCTGACCTTCTGCAGCTAAATCGAAGAGATGCCCCCTGCTGGTGCTGA
- the dpp3 gene encoding dipeptidyl peptidase 3 isoform X3, which translates to MVDSQYYLPNDIGVSALECGEAFRLLSPQEKMYAHYLSRAAWYGGLAVLLQTSPESVDIFVLLQKIFRRQAPAELEKVATAAGLSSEDYQAFLVYAAGLYANMGNYKSFGDTKFIPNLPKDKFKALVWASQAFQEQSTEMEALWNSCSCLLYSLEDRQKQLGLGDKGITTYFSGNCCLEDAEVAQKFLDSKKLSAYNTRLFKKDNGGKVCYEVRLASAVQKDCAVEGECESCCGNYSFEDKEFIVRRGDYAPLMEKVCSYLQQAEVYAANENQKKMIEEYRRSFTLGSIEAHKEGSRYWIKDKGPIVESYIGFIESYRDPFGSRGEFEGFVAVVNKAMSERFAKLVSSAEVLLPELPWPREFEKDKFLKPDFTSLDVLTFAGSGIPAGINIPNYDDIRQSEGFKNVSLGNVLAVAYSTKKEKLTFLEEADKDLFLKWKSPSFEVQVGLHELLGHGSGKLFVEDDKGKFNFDQSKVINPETGELVSSWYRGSETWDSKFSTIASSYEECRAECVGLYLCLNKQVLSIFGHEGQDAMDVVYVNWLSMVRAGLLGLEFYTPESKSWRQAHMQARFVILRVLLEAGEGLVGLEEVTGQDGKPDARITVDRSKIPTVGKDAINSFLRKLQVYKATADVEGGRALYDKYSTVSDSGAHNFLRLRETVLLRKEARKMFVQANTRVNGDNVELVEYEGNAAGLIRSFTERFQDDADQLEADLLQLNRRDAPCWC; encoded by the exons ATGGTGGACTCCCAGTACTACCTCCCAAATGACATTGGTGTCTCTGCACTTGAATGTGGGGAGGCCTTCCGCTTGCTCTCGCCTCAGGAGAAGATGTATGCCCACTACCTGTCACGTGCTGCCTG GTATGGTGGTCTTGCTGTACTGCTGCAGACGTCACCAGAGTCTGTGGACATTTTCGTCTTGCTGCAGAAAATATTCAGGAGGCAAGCACCTGCAGAGCTGGAGAAGGTTGCCACAGCAGCTGGACTCAGCTCTGAGGATTACCAG GCCTTCTTGGTATATGCAGCAGGTCTGTACGCTAACATGGGAAACTACAAGTCTTTTGGGGACACCAAGTTTATCCCAAATCTACCTAAG GACAAGTTCAAAGCTCTGGTGTGGGCTAGCCAGGCTTTTCAGGAGCAGTCCACGGAGATGGAAGCTCTATGGAACAGCTGCTCATGTCTCCTATACTCTCTggaagacagacagaaacagctgGGGCTGGGTGACAAG GGCATAACCACCTACTTCTCAGGAAACTGCTGTTTGGAGGATGCTGAGGTGGCTCAGAAGTTTCTGGATTCCAAA AAACTGTCTGCATACAACACCCGTCTTTTTAAGAAAGACAATGGAGGGAAAGTCTGTTATGAGGTACGCTTGGCCTCCGCTGTGCAGAAAG ACTGTGCAGTCGAAGGAGAGTGCGAGTCATGCTGCGGCAACTACAGCTTTGAAGACAAAGAATTCATTGTCAGGAGGGGAGACTATGCTCCTCTGATGGAGAAAGTCTGCAGTTACCTGCAACAAGCAGAG GTTTACGCTGCCAACGAAAATCAGAAAAAGATGATCGAAGAGTACAGACGTAGCTTCACTCTTGGCTCAATCGAAGCCCATAAAGAGGGCTCGCGTTACTGGATCAAGGACAAGGGACCAATTGTTGAGAG TTACATTGGTTTCATAGAGAGCTACAGAGATCCTTTTGGCTCTAGAGGAGAATTTGAAG GTTTTGTTGCGGTGGTGAACAAGGCGATGAGTGAACGCTTTGCTAAGTTGGTGAGCTCAGCAGAGGTCTTACTCCCTGAGCTGCCTTGGCCCAGGGAGTTTGAAAAGGACAAGTTCCTCAAGCCTGACTTTACCTCTTTGGATGTTCTCACCTTCGCTGGCAGTGGAATACCAGCTGGTATCAACATTCCCAACT ACGATGACATCAGGCAGTCAGAGGGCTTTAAAAATGTGTCACTCGGTAATGTGCTGGCCGTAGCCTattctacaaaaaaagaaaagcttaCCTTCCTAGAGGAGGCGGACAAG GACCTGTTTCTAAAGTGGAAAAGCCCATCCTTTGAGGTGCAGGTTGGACTTCATGAACTGTTGGGCCATGGAAGTGGAAAGCTGTTTGTCGAG GACGATAAGGGCAAGTTCAACTTTGATCAAAGCAAGGTGATTAACCCAGAAACTGGTGAACTG GTGTCCAGCTGGTATCGGGGTAGTGAGACATGGGACAGTAAATTTTCCACCATTGCTTCATCTTACGAGGAATGCCGCGCTGAATGTGTTGGACTCTATCTCTGTCTCAACAAGCAAGTGCTCAG tattTTTGGCCACGAGGGCCAGGATGCCATGGATGTGGTTTACGTCAACTGGCTCAGTATGGTCAGAGCTGGACTGCTGGGTTTGGAGTTTTACACACCTGAGAGCAAGAGCTGGAGACAG GCCCACATGCAGGCTCGTTTTGTGATCCTGCGTGTACTGCTGGAAGCTGGGGAGGGTCTGGTGGGCCTGGAAGAAGTGACTGGACAAGACGGAAAACCTGATGCTCGAATCACTGTGGACCGAAGCAAGATTCCCACCGTGGGCAAAGACGCCATCAACAGTTTCCTCCGTAAACTGCAG GTGTATAAGGCAACAGCAGATGTGGAGGGAGGACGAGCACTTTATGACAAGTACTCTACAGTCAGTGACAGCGGTGCTCATAATTTCCTACGTCTCCGGGAGACAGTGCTGTTAAGGAAAGAAGCTCGCAAAATGTTTGTCCAAGCAAACACCAGAGTCAATG GAGACAATGTTGAGCTGGTGGAATATGAAGGGAACGCAGCAGGTTTAATTCGTTCCTTCACTGAGCGCTTCCAAGACGACGCAGACCAGCTGGAGGCTGACCTTCTGCAGCTAAATCGAAGAGATGCCCCCTGCTGGTGCTGA
- the LOC115433260 gene encoding ras and Rab interactor 1-like translates to MAQQEEPLYDFPEPSQPSKFLGHQRGWGSLKSISVLDRLLLTVPVWLQLSINPATALHILQREPPGTFLVRKSRTSQKNVLCVRLADDSVPSFVQQFGIREEQSTLSLETSAISFPDLPRLISFYCVSRDVLPFPLELPEAIARATSHKELESISHMGIEFWNSHLNVRGPREPPKPQKDEKKPDSAPSVPPPAPPPTDAVPKLKPDQQPNPDSQVTTASGSETVTKKSGSNPTLFHEFCPIKTRSPRELDCGSGLGALCFINPLFLQSLSKRRMFKRSLKVRVSTESSTLLSPPLAPPPPPPLVPKTKRKCKAQKQGPGAAQNPATLNETTQITPTAQDSQPQMPGMCSEDQVQPPPATLPIQFEVQEGQTMAGLMEDEATAQILTVKENLVEDSNYMQPSPVVNSSLCASLSSYLSPSVAPKAPPLSPKMSPSLSLHNSPSASPSLSPYQSPSLSPRLPLSRSPHDSPTASPSLSPYQLPSPSPKVPFLLSPFTSPSFSQLAEEAYHIPVALSRSDLQREQVEDEEEDGEDDEEKYDEARKEMEDEENDLLLQINAASLCDTDSCSSFSSQEEAAETPTQTLDKQDDGTTINDLDCT, encoded by the exons ATGGCACAGCAAGAAGAGCCCCTGTATGACTTCCCAGAGCCTTCCCAGCCTTCAAAGTTTTTAGGACATCAGAGGGGATGGGGTTCTCTGAAAAGCATCAGTGTACTGGACCGCCTCCTTCTCACTGTTCCTGTCTGGCTTCAGCTGTCAATCAACCCGGCCACAGCGCTGCACATACTGCAGAGGGAGCCTCCTGgg ACCTTCCTTGTGCGGAAATCTCGTACATCCCAGAAGAATGTGCTGTGTGTCCGTTTGGCAGACGACAGTGTGCCATCCTTTGTACAGCAGTTCGGCATCCGGGAGGAACAGTCCA CTCTGTCTCTGGAGACTTCAGCCATCAGCTTCCCAGACCTGCCAAGACTCATTTCCTTCTACTGTGTCAGCAG AGATGTACTGCCCTTCCCTCTGGAGCTCCCAGAAGCCATTGCAAGAGCAACATCCCACAAAGAGCTGGAGTCCATCTCACATATGGGAATAG AATTCTGGAATTCTCACCTAAATGTCCGTGGACCACGTGAACCCCCTAAACCCCAGAAGGATGAGAAGAAGCCAGACTCTGCACCCTCAGTACCACCCCCTGCTCCCCCACCAACTGATGCTGTTCCTAAGTTGAAACCAGACCAGCAACCAAACCCAGACAGCCAGGTCACCACAGCATCCGGCTCTGAAACTGTCACCAAAAAGTCCGGTTCCAACCCAACACTGTTCCACGAGTTCTGTCCGATCAAGACTCGGAGCCCTCGAGAGCTGGACTGCGGTTCTGGTCTGGGTGCACTCTGCTTTATAAACCCTCTTTTCTTGCAGTCTCTGAGCAAGCGGCGTATGTTCAAACGCAGCCTCAAGGTTCGGGTTTCTACAGAGTCTTCAACGTTACTGTCACCCCCCCTCGCTCCCCCACCGCCACCACCCCTCGTGCCCAAAACCAAGAGGAAATGTAAAGCCCAGAAACAAGGACCAGGAGCAGCTCAAAACCCAGCTACCCTGAACGAGACCACTCAGATTACTCCCACAGCTCAGGACAGCCAGCCCCAGATGCCGGGCATGTGCAGTGAGGACCAAGTGCAGCCTCCACCAGCCACTCTACCCATTCAGTTTGAGGTGCAGGAGGGTCAGACTATGGCTGGACTCATGGAAGACGAGGCTACGGCTCAGATACTGACGGTCAAAGAGAATCTAGTAGAAGACTCCAACTACATGCAGCCTTCGCCAGTAGTGAATTCTTCCCTTTGTGCTTCACTCTCTTCTTATCTGTCGCCCTCTGTGGCTCCCAAAGCACCTCCCCTTTCACCTAAAATGTCTCCATCACTCTCTCTTCACAACTCTCCCAGTGCTTCACCCTCACTCTCACCCTATCAGTCCCCGTCTCTCTCTCCTAGGCTTCCCCTTTCTCGGTCTCCACATGACTCACCCACTGCTTCACCCTCTCTTTCACCCTATCAGTTACCCTCGCCTTCTCCTAAGGTCcctttcctcctctctcctttcaCCTCTCCATCCTTTTCTCAACTGGCCGAGGAGGCCTATCACATCCCAGTCGCCCTTTcaagatcagatctacaaagagaGCAGgtagaagatgaagaggaggatggagaAGATGATGAGGAAAAATATGACGAGGCACGCAAAGAGATGGAAGACGAAGAAAATGATCTCCTTCTGCAGATTAATGCTGCTTCGTTGTGTGATACAGACAGCTGCAGTTCTTTCAGTAGCCAGGAGGAGGCAGCAGAGACCCCAACTCAAACACTGGACAAACAGGATGATGGGACAACAATCAATGATTTAGATTGTACATAA